In the genome of Bos mutus isolate GX-2022 chromosome 28, NWIPB_WYAK_1.1, whole genome shotgun sequence, the window CTAACCTACAAAAATTATATGCTGAGAACTAGAAATGCTTCATTCCCAAAgagagggaaattttttttttataatttcatgtcCTGAATCAAAATTACTTTTACAATctaaggaattttattttggttCTTATCTAGTGTTAAATTTATATATAGCTAAAGTTAGGCATTAAAAAATGACCAGCCTTCAAATTTTGGTTATTCATGTAACCTTAACACACCAGGTGGTTTTGAATTTTAGAAACACTTTTAAAACAACAAGCATATTTCATATATACTAGCAGTACCACAGCATtgagaattttcaaaaatttcaaaatataaaaatataccttGCCTAAATTTATTTGGTACCCATGACAAACGAGGCAGAAGTTCAAGTCAAAGAATAGAAAGGGGCTTTTTCACTTTAACACTGCATTTAATTAATACAATCATCTTTAGTACAGGTAAAAATGAGGCTGaccaaagaaaatttctttttttagatgaaatatgtatttactgacattttatgaaaaatgtaaaattacaacTTCAGTGAAAAACATCACAGTAGGCTCAGTCATCCAGTTCATAGTACTTGGAGGAATTATCTGCATTATTAATCAATTGGGAATCTGGGACTATTTGcaattaataaatgtatatcCAATAGTTATCCATGGACAAATATATTATAGCTATGATGCTTCTCTGAACTGGTATCTATTTAAGATTTAATCAAAATCAAAGTACCTTGAAAAATCTACTTTAgatgttcctttttctttattgcttATAAAAGTATGATTTTTATAATCTGGCTTCTTTGCAATTATATCTCATGGTGACTTGCCTAGATTTTTCCTCTCAGCATATGAAAAGCCTCCAAACTATATAAAAATGCTGGTAAAAATAgccatttagtttttcttttttttcgcTGCAGCGATTCTGTTTTGAAAGAACAGGGGCATGGTTAAAGATATAAGGCTTGACAAGTCAAATTAAATGAAACAGGCTCAGTGTTGCAATTTGAGATTTTTGCTCCTATAATGGAATTGTTCATTTTAGAGAATGAAAAGCAGACtgaagacatttttctaaaatctaAATGAACTGTAGTCAAAGTTACTTAAATACAGAAGCTGTGATATTTGTGCTGCAGTCAATAAACTTTCACCATCGACATAAAAACATGCATGCAGCTTGCATATGGCCAGCAGGGTCTGTACAGATTCATACTGATGAATGGAGTTCACAATACAGATGAACATGGGGAGACTGTAACATCAGCACTGTACCATCAACAACAGAGAAGCAAAGGACAACTGCCATGGGGTTGGTCTTTTTCCTTGTaagatttattttatcttattaagGTGTTGTCAAAACTATCCTTTTCAATGGGTGGTGGAAATCGAGTCTTAAAATGTGTTCTCTATGCCTCTGAATGAAATGTCAGTCATCAGGGGACTGGCATGTGTGCAGGGCATATAGTGAAACACAGCAGGACAGCCTGACAAATCCCAAACAGAAGAACAGACAGAGCTCATGATTCTACTGCCCACATTAGGGTCCTAAAAGAGCTAGATAGAGAAATTCTGGTAAGCTTCTAATCACATGCGTTTAGCAAGCTGCATTCCGGTTTGCAAGCCTCATCTCTGAAAACTTAAGGTGAGGATGTGTGGAAAAAATTGCCTCCTCAAATTTGCCTcttgcctattttatttatttatttatttattcattcattttggaTATGTGGAGGCTAAAAGAAACTGACAGTGAAACCTCTACTGTGATTTTTACAGAGATGGATTTCAGAGACAAGGCTTCAAGTCTAAACTTTTGTGTTTTTACTGTCTCCTCACATTTTGCAGTCATCTACTTGCAACAATTTAACCCTTCCACAGTTTTCTTTAGGCTTGCTTTATTGTAATTCAAACACCTCTGAAAACTGCTTCTGGTGCTTCTTTAACAGAGCACCGTCTTTCAATAGTttcctgcaattttctttttaagctaGGTGTTGTTTTAAGACTGCCCCTAAATGTTCCTATAATCAAGTCATCTCCTAGAATCAGTTTCAGCTCCAAGTACCTGGGATCATTCAGGTTTTCCTTGATTTACCAATGAACTGCAAACCTTCTAAAACTGTAAATTTGGTCCTACTAGGAGAATAACAGCAGATGTGAGGGATCACTTATGAAAGAAGTTTTATCTTAAAACAAGTGTGACGTTAATGGAATCAATAAAAGGTTGTATACAATAGGCATTATATTAAACCAGAATTCAAGCTTCACATTGATTGTGGTATTTAAATTTCAATGGGTTAACTCTGTATGAAAGGAAAATGACCCGTATTATGAATGTACTAAAACAGACGGAGGAGGAAGGACTTTGCcagcagagggagagggagagggatggggagaggggcacCACGTTCCCTTTATAGTCACCAGAGTTCAATAAAGCACCACTTATTTCCCAGCTTTTAAGAGCGCTTTTATCACAATGGTTCATACCTCACACTCCCTGGAGCCTGATTTGTTATAGGTGCAGGGTCCCGTCCCATTCAGCAGCATCTCGCTGGTCTCCGTGTTGGTGGGTTTATAATCTACGTAAAATTCCTGGGTGCTGGGAGTCATTTGCTTTAGggactgtcttttctttttcctgtgcctTCTCATGAGGGAGCGCTGCTGCAGCTGCTTCATGCTGGCAGGATACCGCTTCCACGACACGTAGATAACAAGCAGGATGACAAGCACAGACAGGAAAAGGGCCACGCTCCCTGCGATGATTTTATGAAAAGAGATGTgctcagtgtcagcatcagtctctGGGCCAGGCTCCGTGGCTCCCACCGTGGCGGGCAGAGGGGGTTTGCTTTCATGCTTCGGCCTGGGGAGCTTGGGCTTAAACGTTGGCTTTGGGAGTGCCCTGGCCAGATCAAACCTCTCTGTGGTACTTTTGCCACAGATGCTGTAGTTCTTCACTGCATCAATCACATTTACTCCTTGCAGCTCTTTGGGACTGGCACAGATAATTGTATTCTCCCTCAGTCCTTTAAAACTTTTCAGCCAGTTTACCAGGGAACAAATATTTCTGCTGCATTCCCATATATTCCCGGCAAGACTGATGTCATTGAGGGATATCCAAGAATCCAAAATCTCTTGACCAATAAATGTGAGCTTGTTGGAATCCAGGTTGAGGCGCTGCAGATTTGGGACACACTGGAAAACGCTAGGTCCACTAAAAGCTTCGATCTCATTGCCTGATAAATCAAGCCTTTGTAATGAGCTCCAGGTCCAGGACATGGTCTGTCCTATGACACTGATTTTATTCCACTGCAAGTAAAGGTTCTGAAGGCTCACCAACCTTGGAAAAAGGGCCAGATTGAGCTTTGAAAATTGATTGTGCTCCAGGTGAAGTTCTTTGAGTCTGATCATACCAGCAAAGACATTCCTGGCTAAACTTCGGATTCGGTTGTACCCCAGGTCCAAAAGTTCCAGGTTGCGGCAGTCTTGGAATATTCGCACTGGGATGGTTCTCAGGGAGTTAGACCGTAAGTGTAAACTCAGCAGCTTTCGCAAACCCCGAAACTGTTCAGATCCCAGAGAATGCAGCTGATTGTAGGACAGATCCAAGTTCCGTAAATTTGTCACAGGTCTGAAGGTATTGTTGAGAAAATAGGAGATTCTGTTGGAACTCAGAATCAACTCTTTGAGTCTGCGTATTCCATTAAAAGCATTCTCATCAATATTGCTGATATGGTTATGGTCAAGGTATAGCCAGGTGAGCTGGTTGAGCCCTTTGAATTGATTATACTTAAGTTTTTGAAGGCTGTTATAGCGAAGGGACAAACCTAAGCAACCAGCAGATATACTTGAGGGTATCTCCTGTAATTTCTGAGATTCACAATATACCATTTTGCCTTCACACCTACAGCCCTTAGGGCATCCTCGTTCAGCAGAAGAAAGCATTGTCAGTAAGACAGTGGGGGCTATAACCAGTGCTACAGCTGATCCGCTCAGTAGCCTAATTACATTGAAAcctggaaataaaaacaacttaGAAAAgttatccccccaaaaaaagaattaatttattttttaatcaagcaaaaataagcatatattttcttttttagaaatttaaatgtaCAGAGCAATATTTAACAGCAAATATCATCTCCTTATAATTTAAAGAGAATTGtctttaggctttttttttttaatagttaagcAAGGAAACATGTTCACTAAGCAGTTGAATTTATAGTCTTAGAGCAGAGCAAGGTAATCTCTACAATAATTAAGGCAGAATTAATACACAGactagtggatttttttttttttttttttaagaagaaaagaagaaaaatgacaaaacataCCCATCCTTTGTATTGTTCAAAGGTCGTCCTTAGGTCTTTTGCTTTGGCTTAGGGGGCCACTTGCATGACAGCCCCTGTCAGCTGCACTGTAGTGAGTCAGGGCTCGCTGACACCCAGGAAGAAAAATTGGACCCCTTGGGAGATGGACCGATTTTGGAACATTATTCTTTGCCAGCCACGCAGAACACTCCAAGAACAAATAAATCCCAACACCGCATTCGCAGCAAAACATCAAAATCTTCCTAGGTAATAGGATCTTCATGGATATTACGTTTTTGCatctttacagttttttttttggtggggggaggtggtgtaaaaaaaaaaaaaaaaaaactggcttctACAATTTCTTCTTATCAGAAAGCAAGATGTATTCCTTCAGGCAACATGAGGCTACCTGAGCTGCCACATCTGTATTCCATAGCCCAGCATTTCTGGTGGCGAGCACCCAGTTCAGCCACAGAGCTGCGTTGGAGCCCAGAAGGCAGGACAGCCCCGTATCGCGCACACGCTCAGCTCACTTCTGCAGACTGTCATTCTGAAAGCTGCTCAGACTGTTGCTTTGGTTTCAGTGAATGCAGTCTTATGTAAAGCTGCCCCCAGTGGTGAAGAACATTATGGGCATGTGCAGAAATGTCTCTCTTTTATCTTGCAAATGAGCAGGCTCTCTGCTGGAAAATGAATGATTCTTTTGGGTGGCTCAATAGGAACTGAATGGTCACCGTAATCAATAACTAGCAACATTTTCTGTAATTTCCAAGTCTTGTTTTACAATTTGGCAACGTCTTTATTGTCTGCATCCACTTAATCGCTAAACATGTGCTGCCCAGAGTTTTTCTGGAGCTTGACATGAAGTTCACAGACCGAATGTCAATTTTTCTTAACCTCAACGTAGGCTTAGAactgaaatttataaaatgaattattgaGCTTTTCACAGAGAAGCATTAACTGCCTGCCCATTTGACCTCTTGGAGTCACAATGATTATATTATACAAGATGTCTCAGGATGCTAGCTCACATACATTTTGAAACAGAGAGGATAACTAATGACATATAAAGTAATGTATCCAATAACCTTTCTGGTTTTCCCACAAAAGACATAATTGATTCAATTGTTTATGActtggtttgttgtttttgttgctgtcattttatcttttttttagttAGAAGAGAAATAAGCCATGTTTAGTGTGAGTACAAGAATCAAGAGAGCATTTGGTTCAGTTTGTTGATGCTGCTGGTATTTATtacactaatatttattgagccattTCTAAGATAGCGTTCCAATGGACTATCTTATTCTATCTGTAAACAATATCATGCTGTAGATTCCATTATAcccttcattttaaagatgaggagactgagtctGGGAAAGGtaccttgctcaaggtcatatggTAAGTGGGAGGATTGAGATTCAGAGCCATATCTCTCTTATTCTTGAACCTCTAACCACTAGATGATCCTGTTTGAACAGCATTGTTatcttcactttaaaatggtcaaATGAAAATTAGCCTGATTAAGTCATTTTGGCAAAGAAgctgtaataaaataaaattcttgattTCTAGAACAGGTTTGCATAAACTTCTTTTATACGCATCTTCTAATAAGTATTCTAAAAACTAAAGAGGAAAGGCTTAGTTTAGTGATTAAGAGGATGAATTTTTGcacctaggttcaaatcctgactatATTTTATCAGCTCTGTAACATTGACTATGTTTATCATCTTCTCTATGCATTAGTTTTATCTTCTACAAAATGGGTATCATAACAAAATTCCATTTAATAGAGAGTTTGAGAATTAAGTCATCTCCATATCTGTAGAGTATGAAGATGACATAATCTTAGACTAGTATGTGACACTTAATAAGCCTGTGTTAACTGTTATTTGAATAATATCAACTTTTCTATACTTGCTGATATTGCATGTTATTTAGTATTTAATAGTGACTGTGGTGACTGTCATTAACTCACAAAGAACTatttcactgaatattttttatattgtttacaATTGGTTTCTGAGATGCTCTCAGTCTTACCTTCTTTGATGAGAAGTGTTCGTAAATCACCATCATCTcaactttatctttaaaatgaatatttaaggtaGACTGTAACTCATAATTAATGTTTGATTTTCTTCAACAGAGCAGAATATGGTAACATCTGCCCCACAGAGAAaaccattttgtttaaaaaaaaatggtaatttaatttttctttttaagttttccttGCTAGTCTTTGTTAGGTGAATTGACTGGAAAATCATGGAAAGCTTTCATATTTTCAAAGGGAGAGGCTCGGTAACAGTTATGATAAATAAAAGGGGCCCCCTAGGTACAGTCAGATTTCTCATATAAGATGCCATTAATAGGACAGTACGTGCaggctgagtcacttcagtggtgtttgactctttgtgactctatggcctgtagcctgccaggatcctctgtccacaggattctccaggagtgagttgccataccttcctccagggcatcttcctgaccaagagatTGAAtgtgtgtctcttacgtctcctgcattggcaagcagattctttaccactggtgccacttgggaagtgTTTCCTCCCAAATTATTATGCTATGAATTTACATAAAGCCTCCAGAGAGCTTGTTAAAAAGGTAAATTTCCCAATCCCTCCCCCAAGATTTTGATTCAAGGAGACAGAAGAGGCTCCATTTATCAGCAGACTCTGATGGACAGCTAGGTTTAAGAAACACACTGTAaagggataaataaaaataataaattttctccTAGTAGGAAGAGAGGACATATAAAACTATGATATTGTGATATAAGTTCTGTGAGgacagaaataaagttttatctgCTTTGGTTTTCCTAAAAACTGCTGTAGCACTTGGCACAttttagatgctcaataaatatttactgaacagaCGCATTTTTATGAGGGTCAGAAGTACATTTGATGTAGGATAAACTGGTTATGTAATGCTAGTCTTGTATACATAGGATTGATCTCTGCAAAATTCCTCTGCCAGTGAGATTGGGTACAATTTTGGAGAAAgtgttctttaaaaatgtgtgtgaaaAGGCAAGAAATTGGGAAGTGGAAATACTCAGATGGTCAGCATGTGATCTTCACTTTCTATGTAGACATCTCTTGTCTTTATAGTTAAACTGTACGGTTTTTGAGAATAGTAAATATAGGTTTGAATATTCCCTTTGGCATTTTACACCT includes:
- the LRRTM3 gene encoding leucine-rich repeat transmembrane neuronal protein 3; this translates as MGFNVIRLLSGSAVALVIAPTVLLTMLSSAERGCPKGCRCEGKMVYCESQKLQEIPSSISAGCLGLSLRYNSLQKLKYNQFKGLNQLTWLYLDHNHISNIDENAFNGIRRLKELILSSNRISYFLNNTFRPVTNLRNLDLSYNQLHSLGSEQFRGLRKLLSLHLRSNSLRTIPVRIFQDCRNLELLDLGYNRIRSLARNVFAGMIRLKELHLEHNQFSKLNLALFPRLVSLQNLYLQWNKISVIGQTMSWTWSSLQRLDLSGNEIEAFSGPSVFQCVPNLQRLNLDSNKLTFIGQEILDSWISLNDISLAGNIWECSRNICSLVNWLKSFKGLRENTIICASPKELQGVNVIDAVKNYSICGKSTTERFDLARALPKPTFKPKLPRPKHESKPPLPATVGATEPGPETDADTEHISFHKIIAGSVALFLSVLVILLVIYVSWKRYPASMKQLQQRSLMRRHRKKKRQSLKQMTPSTQEFYVDYKPTNTETSEMLLNGTGPCTYNKSGSRECEIPLSMNVSTFLAYDQPTISYCGVHHELLSHKSFETNAQEDTMETHLETELDLSTITAAARITDHKQPLA